Proteins from a single region of Pseudomonadota bacterium:
- the hpt gene encoding hypoxanthine phosphoribosyltransferase, whose amino-acid sequence MLNDIEEILYTEEQIATRVRALGAQISTDYQALGPDDLILVAVLRGAAVFLADLSRNIAPSTVVEFMVVEKIKKSDGNAEVKIIKDLDISITGRHVLVVEDIIDEGETLRFLLDALRLREPASLKVVTVFDKPSGRKTEIAADYVGFEVPGAWVVGYGLDYRQQYRNLPVLGVLKKEILTGS is encoded by the coding sequence GTGCTCAACGACATCGAAGAGATCCTCTACACCGAAGAACAGATCGCAACCCGCGTCCGCGCCCTGGGCGCCCAGATCTCGACCGACTACCAGGCGCTCGGCCCAGACGATCTAATCCTCGTGGCCGTGCTTCGCGGCGCCGCGGTCTTCCTTGCCGACCTCTCCAGGAACATCGCGCCTTCGACGGTCGTCGAGTTCATGGTTGTCGAGAAGATCAAGAAGAGCGACGGCAACGCCGAGGTCAAGATCATCAAGGACCTCGACATCTCCATCACAGGTCGCCACGTGCTGGTGGTCGAGGACATCATCGACGAGGGCGAGACGCTCCGCTTCCTGCTCGATGCACTTCGGCTTCGCGAACCCGCTTCGCTGAAGGTCGTCACCGTCTTCGACAAGCCGAGCGGCCGCAAGACCGAGATCGCCGCCGACTACGTGGGCTTCGAAGTTCCAGGAGCCTGGGTGGTGGGGTACGGTCTCGACTACCGTCAGCAGTACCGGAACCTGCCGGTCCTGGGGGTCCTGAAGAAGGAGATCCTCACCGGCTCCTGA
- a CDS encoding ATP-dependent metallopeptidase FtsH/Yme1/Tma family protein, with the protein MRPIITWIIILLATFGLVKALMPNAGVSDTIPYSKFEQELDKDNILSVTLANGEIKGEYKTPQGSRFKTYYGFHTDQALQESLKNKNVQVTFQQVSDTPWWYVVVNFLPYLLLFGFFILIMRQAQSGGSQAFSFGRSRAKLMSDNRTKVTFDDVAGVEEAKEELKEVVDFLKYPKKYQSLGARIPKGVLLLGGPGTGKTLLGRAIAGEAGVPFYYISGSDFVEMFVGVGASRVRDLFEQAKKTAPCIVFVDEIDAVGRQRGAGLGGGHDEREQTLNQLLVEMDGFEANNGVIVLAATNRPDVLDPALLRPGRFDRHVSVDKPDVAGRRAILKVHSRGKPLAEEIDLEILARRTPGFSGADLENLLNEAALLAARSNKNAVEMDDCEEAIDRVLMGPEKKSRLMSDREKEITAYHEAGHALVAKLIPECDPVRKVTILPRGMALGVTWSMPDEDKYNRSRAELEAYLAHCLGGRVAEEIVFNEITTGAANDIEKATDIARSMVTKYGMSDRLGPLTFGKKSEQVFLGRDLHEDRNYSDEIANQIDQEVRRLVERAHQRARDLLTHNRTVLESIVAELLEKEVVDGDDLSRIISQHGGGERGSETASAETTAAPGTTDDVKPVKGRHQI; encoded by the coding sequence ATGCGCCCGATCATCACCTGGATCATCATCCTGCTCGCCACCTTCGGCCTGGTGAAGGCGCTCATGCCGAACGCCGGCGTCTCTGACACCATTCCGTACAGCAAGTTCGAGCAGGAGCTCGACAAGGACAACATCCTGTCGGTCACGCTGGCGAACGGCGAGATCAAGGGCGAATACAAGACCCCGCAGGGCTCGCGATTCAAGACCTACTACGGCTTCCATACCGACCAGGCGTTGCAGGAAAGCCTCAAGAACAAGAACGTGCAGGTGACGTTCCAACAGGTCTCCGACACGCCGTGGTGGTACGTGGTGGTCAACTTCCTCCCCTACCTGCTCCTGTTCGGCTTCTTCATCCTGATCATGCGCCAGGCCCAGTCTGGCGGCAGCCAGGCCTTCTCGTTCGGGCGCAGCCGCGCCAAGCTCATGAGCGACAACCGGACCAAGGTGACGTTCGACGACGTGGCCGGTGTCGAAGAGGCCAAGGAAGAGCTCAAGGAGGTCGTCGACTTCCTCAAGTATCCGAAGAAGTACCAGTCGCTCGGCGCGCGCATCCCGAAGGGCGTCCTGCTGCTCGGCGGTCCCGGCACCGGCAAGACCCTTCTCGGCCGCGCCATCGCCGGCGAAGCGGGAGTGCCCTTCTACTACATCAGCGGCTCCGACTTCGTCGAGATGTTCGTGGGCGTCGGTGCGTCGCGCGTTCGCGACCTGTTCGAGCAGGCCAAGAAGACCGCCCCCTGCATCGTGTTCGTCGACGAGATCGACGCCGTGGGGCGCCAGCGTGGCGCGGGCCTGGGCGGCGGACACGACGAGCGCGAGCAGACCCTGAACCAGCTCCTGGTCGAGATGGATGGCTTCGAGGCCAACAACGGCGTGATCGTGCTCGCTGCCACCAACCGGCCAGACGTGCTCGACCCCGCGCTCCTCCGTCCGGGACGATTCGATCGGCACGTGAGCGTCGACAAGCCCGACGTTGCGGGGCGACGAGCCATTCTCAAGGTCCACAGCCGGGGCAAGCCCCTCGCCGAGGAGATCGACCTCGAGATCCTCGCCCGTCGCACCCCGGGCTTCTCGGGCGCCGATCTCGAGAACCTGCTCAACGAGGCTGCGCTTCTCGCCGCACGTTCGAACAAGAACGCGGTCGAGATGGACGACTGCGAGGAAGCCATCGACCGCGTGCTGATGGGGCCGGAGAAGAAGAGCCGGCTCATGAGCGACCGCGAGAAGGAGATCACCGCCTATCACGAAGCCGGTCACGCCCTTGTCGCAAAGCTCATCCCCGAGTGCGACCCGGTGCGCAAGGTGACGATCCTGCCCCGCGGCATGGCCCTGGGCGTTACGTGGTCGATGCCGGACGAAGACAAGTACAACCGCTCCCGCGCCGAGCTGGAGGCCTACCTGGCGCACTGCCTGGGAGGACGCGTGGCCGAGGAGATCGTGTTCAACGAGATCACCACCGGTGCCGCCAACGACATCGAGAAGGCCACCGACATCGCCCGCAGCATGGTGACGAAGTACGGCATGAGCGACCGCCTCGGCCCGCTCACCTTCGGCAAGAAGTCGGAACAGGTCTTCCTGGGCCGCGACCTGCACGAAGACCGCAACTACTCCGATGAGATCGCCAACCAGATCGACCAGGAGGTCAGGCGCCTCGTCGAGCGCGCGCACCAGCGCGCACGCGACCTCCTCACCCACAACCGCACGGTGCTCGAGAGCATCGTGGCCGAGCTGCTCGAGAAAGAGGTGGTCGACGGCGACGACCTCTCGCGCATCATCTCGCAGCACGGCGGCGGCGAACGTGGAAGCGAGACGGCGAGCGCCGAGACCACTGCTGCGCCCGGAACCACCGACGACGTGAAACCAGTGAAGGGAAGGCACCAGATTTGA